One region of Apus apus isolate bApuApu2 chromosome 6, bApuApu2.pri.cur, whole genome shotgun sequence genomic DNA includes:
- the EAF2 gene encoding ELL-associated factor 2, whose amino-acid sequence MNGAVPPLFDPKERVLKLGESFEEQPRCAFHTVRYDFKPASIDMSCEGDLEVGKGEQVTITLPNIEGSTPPVTVFKGSKKPYLKECILIINHDTGECRLEKLSSNITVKKTRADGSSKVQSRIEQQQQQMRNATKVPNSTKNSPPKDKMFPSSPMDDIERELKAEASIMDQLSSSDSSSDSKSSSSSSSSSENSSSDSEDEEMKPCPPMSMPYLQPQPAGPAIPQQAVPDKDASHNRSQESSGHMMNTLRNDLQLSESGSDSDD is encoded by the exons ATGAACGGCGCCGTCCCGCCGCTCTTCGACCCCAAGGAGCGCGTGTTGAAGCTGGGCGAGAGCTTCGAGGAGCAGCCGCGCTGCGCCTTCCACACCGTCCGCT ATGACTTTAAGCCTGCATCTATTGATATGTCCTGTGAAGGAGACCTTGAAGTTGGCAAAGGTGAACAGGTGACAATAACACTGCCAAATATTGAG GGCTCAACTCCACCAGTGACTGTGTTCAAAGGCTCCAAGAAGCCCTACCTAAAGGAATGTATCTTAATTATCAACCATGACACCGGAGAATGTCGCCTAGAGAAACTCAGTAGCAACAtcactgtgaaaaaaaccaG GGCTGATGGAAGCAGTAAAGTCCAGTCTCGCAtagagcagcaacagcagcaaatgcGAAATGCAACCAAGGTTCCAAACAGCACCAAAAATTCTCCACCCAAAGACAAGATGTTTCCATCTTCTCCTATGGATGATATTGAACGAG AGTTAAAAGCAGAAGCTAGTATCATGGACCAGCTGAGTAGCTCTGACAGCTCATCTGACTCTAAAAGTTCTTCATCCTCTTCATCAAGTAGTGAAAATAGTTCTAGTGATTCCGAAGACGAGGAAATGAAGCCCTGTCCTCCTATGTCAATGCCGTatctgcagccacagcctgctGGGCCTGCCATACCACAGCAGGCTGTCCCTGACAAAGATGCCAGTCATAACAGATCCCAAGAGAGCAGTGGTCATATGATGAATACACTAC GAAATGACTTGCAGCTGAGTGAATCTGGAAGCGATAGTGatgactga